A part of Aurantimicrobium sp. MWH-Uga1 genomic DNA contains:
- a CDS encoding aspartate aminotransferase family protein: MAAPAAHVSADKPYTAPVYNNKDLQKKANDHLWMHFTRQSVMHENGVPIIVKGDGHMITDIQGKSYIDGLSGLFVVQAGHGRKRLAEAAAKQAEELAFFPIWSYAHPSAIELADRLADYAPGDLNKVFFSTGGGEAVETAFKLAKQYWKKMGKPTKHKVISRSVAYHGTPQGALSITGIPAMKEMFEPLVPSTFRVPNTNFYRAEQHGDDLYAFGQWAANRIEEMIEFEGPDTVAAVFLEPVQNSGGAFAPPPGYMQRVREICDKYDVLMVSDEVICAFGRIGEMFACNAYGYVPDMITCAKGMTSGYSPIGATIISDKIYEPFSKGTSYFPHGYTFAGHPVSAAVALENLNIFEEEKLNENVRTNSPLFRAELEKLLDIPIVGDVRGDGYFFAIELVKDKATKETFNDDESERLLRGFLSKALYDAGLFCRADDRGDPVVQLAPPLTIGPKEFAEMREILEGVLKEGARIV, translated from the coding sequence GTGGCTGCACCCGCAGCGCATGTATCGGCAGATAAGCCCTACACCGCACCGGTATACAACAACAAGGACCTTCAGAAGAAGGCCAACGATCACCTCTGGATGCACTTCACTCGTCAGTCAGTGATGCACGAGAACGGTGTGCCCATCATCGTCAAGGGTGACGGTCACATGATCACCGACATCCAAGGCAAGAGCTACATTGACGGCCTCTCCGGCTTGTTTGTTGTTCAGGCTGGTCACGGACGCAAGCGTTTGGCTGAGGCTGCAGCGAAGCAGGCTGAAGAACTTGCCTTCTTCCCCATCTGGTCTTACGCACACCCTTCCGCAATTGAGCTCGCAGATCGTCTCGCTGACTACGCACCAGGCGATTTGAACAAGGTCTTCTTCTCCACCGGTGGTGGTGAAGCAGTTGAAACTGCGTTCAAGCTGGCAAAGCAGTACTGGAAGAAAATGGGTAAGCCCACCAAGCACAAGGTGATTTCTCGCTCTGTTGCTTACCACGGAACCCCACAGGGTGCTCTCTCCATCACAGGTATCCCTGCGATGAAGGAAATGTTCGAGCCTTTGGTTCCTTCCACCTTCCGTGTGCCCAACACCAACTTCTACCGCGCTGAACAGCACGGTGATGACCTGTACGCATTCGGTCAGTGGGCTGCTAACCGCATTGAAGAAATGATTGAGTTCGAAGGTCCAGACACTGTTGCAGCTGTTTTCCTCGAGCCCGTGCAGAACTCCGGTGGTGCATTTGCTCCTCCCCCCGGATACATGCAGCGTGTTCGTGAAATCTGCGACAAATACGATGTCCTCATGGTTTCCGATGAGGTTATTTGTGCCTTCGGTCGCATCGGTGAAATGTTTGCCTGCAACGCCTACGGTTATGTCCCCGACATGATCACTTGCGCCAAGGGTATGACCAGTGGTTACTCCCCTATCGGTGCAACCATCATCTCCGACAAGATCTACGAGCCCTTCTCCAAGGGAACAAGCTACTTCCCTCACGGTTACACCTTCGCAGGTCACCCCGTGTCAGCAGCTGTTGCTCTGGAAAACCTCAACATCTTCGAAGAAGAGAAGCTCAACGAGAACGTGCGCACCAACTCGCCACTGTTCCGTGCCGAGCTCGAGAAACTCTTGGACATTCCTATCGTCGGTGACGTTCGTGGTGATGGATACTTCTTCGCCATTGAGTTGGTCAAGGACAAGGCCACCAAGGAAACCTTCAACGATGACGAGTCCGAGCGTTTGCTCCGTGGATTCCTCTCCAAGGCCCTCTATGACGCAGGACTGTTCTGCCGTGCAGATGACCGTGGAGACCCCGTTGTTCAGCTTGCACCACCACTGACGATTGGTCCCAAGGAGTTCGCAGAAATGCGTGAAATCCTAGAGGGTGTCCTCAAAGAGGGTGCTCGTATCGTCTAA
- a CDS encoding Ada metal-binding domain-containing protein, with protein sequence MSHEYISWAAYSRQNEDMPTPQFYGVTTTGIYCRFGCPSRTPRPENVVYLNSTQDAQVHGLRPCKRCRPDQLIAPHQAFHEFVTTQLVILAQQHPAHTIKEHALALSISTRQLERIIFIQTGQSPRSYLNYVTSASSSERIST encoded by the coding sequence ATGTCGCACGAGTACATATCTTGGGCTGCATATTCGCGCCAGAATGAGGATATGCCCACACCACAGTTCTATGGAGTGACCACGACAGGAATCTACTGCCGTTTTGGGTGCCCTTCACGAACCCCTCGGCCAGAAAACGTGGTGTATCTGAACTCAACGCAGGATGCCCAGGTTCATGGTTTACGCCCCTGTAAACGATGTAGACCTGATCAGCTCATCGCCCCGCATCAGGCTTTCCATGAATTCGTTACGACACAGCTAGTGATTCTTGCTCAGCAACATCCTGCACACACCATCAAAGAGCATGCCCTGGCACTGTCGATTTCCACGCGGCAATTAGAACGGATTATCTTCATCCAAACCGGGCAATCTCCTCGGTCCTATCTCAATTACGTCACTTCTGCTTCCAGCTCTGAAAGAATCAGCACATGA
- a CDS encoding DNA-3-methyladenine glycosylase I yields the protein MAYNDLEIGGDGLARCGWVGNDSEYARYHDEEWGVKLLGDHKLFEKLSLEGFQAGLSWITILKRRPGFRDAFHNFDIDAVAAFTSDDAERLMRDERIIRHRAKIEATISNAQVAQRMIAQQPGALHDLIWSFQPLSRQRANACAGDEQVRYHSLAEIPAVTVESEQLSKVLKRLGFKFVGATTMYALMQSAGLVDDHLAGCHRAV from the coding sequence ATGGCTTACAACGATCTCGAAATTGGTGGGGACGGTTTAGCTCGCTGTGGCTGGGTCGGAAATGACTCTGAATACGCTCGCTATCACGATGAAGAGTGGGGTGTGAAGCTACTTGGCGATCACAAACTCTTCGAAAAGCTTTCCCTCGAGGGCTTCCAAGCTGGCCTGAGTTGGATCACCATCTTGAAACGTCGACCCGGGTTTCGTGATGCATTTCACAACTTTGATATCGATGCCGTTGCTGCCTTCACTTCAGATGATGCGGAACGGCTCATGCGTGACGAGCGCATCATTCGTCATCGAGCAAAGATTGAAGCAACCATCTCTAATGCGCAGGTAGCGCAGCGGATGATTGCACAGCAACCCGGTGCGCTCCATGATCTCATCTGGTCATTTCAACCATTGTCGAGGCAGCGTGCGAATGCGTGTGCTGGAGACGAGCAAGTGCGGTATCACTCTTTGGCCGAAATTCCTGCTGTCACTGTCGAATCTGAGCAGCTGAGCAAAGTCCTCAAACGACTGGGGTTTAAGTTTGTGGGAGCAACCACGATGTATGCGCTGATGCAATCTGCCGGCCTCGTTGACGATCACCTGGCAGGCTGCCACAGAGCTGTTTAG
- a CDS encoding twin-arginine translocase TatA/TatE family subunit, with product MFGLTFEKLLIIGVIAVFVIGPERLPAYSAKFGQLVRKLKEMTTGAKDRIKEELGDDFDEEEWKKLDPRQYDPRRIIREALLDDAPQVAPVIAPAVVAKKATPRDANAATPFDIEAT from the coding sequence GTGTTTGGTTTGACCTTCGAGAAATTGCTCATCATTGGGGTAATTGCTGTTTTCGTGATTGGTCCCGAACGACTGCCTGCGTACTCGGCGAAATTTGGCCAGTTGGTGCGCAAGCTCAAAGAAATGACCACGGGTGCCAAAGATCGCATCAAAGAAGAACTCGGTGACGATTTTGATGAGGAGGAGTGGAAGAAGCTCGATCCACGCCAGTATGACCCTCGTCGGATTATTCGTGAGGCGCTTCTCGATGACGCGCCTCAAGTAGCTCCAGTTATTGCCCCTGCAGTAGTTGCCAAGAAAGCGACACCGCGCGACGCAAACGCAGCTACCCCCTTCGATATCGAAGCTACCTAA
- a CDS encoding DUF1003 domain-containing protein — MARFNRHDESFDSPKGFSALNPRPNRSRDRFGRFTEAIARGMGTPWFLLGLTIFAIVWMGFNTFAPPAWRFDSYAIGFTALTLILSLQASYAAPMILLAQNRQDDRDRVQFEQDRQRAERNLADTEYLAREVVALRLAMKDVATKDFIKAELRSLLEELEKEEAPSTAKPVAKTPAKPAAKKAPAKPATRPASRTSK, encoded by the coding sequence ATGGCACGATTCAACCGTCACGATGAAAGCTTCGACTCCCCCAAAGGCTTCAGCGCGCTCAACCCACGCCCCAACCGATCTCGCGACCGTTTTGGCCGCTTTACCGAAGCAATCGCTCGCGGAATGGGAACGCCTTGGTTTTTGCTGGGCCTCACCATCTTCGCCATTGTTTGGATGGGCTTTAACACGTTTGCACCGCCTGCATGGCGTTTTGACTCCTATGCAATTGGCTTCACCGCTCTGACACTGATTCTGTCGCTGCAGGCCTCCTATGCAGCACCGATGATTCTGCTTGCACAGAACCGTCAAGATGACCGTGACCGCGTGCAGTTCGAGCAAGACCGTCAGCGCGCTGAGCGTAATCTTGCTGACACCGAATACCTTGCTCGCGAGGTTGTTGCACTGCGCCTTGCCATGAAGGATGTGGCAACCAAGGACTTCATCAAAGCTGAACTTCGATCTCTACTGGAAGAGCTGGAGAAGGAAGAAGCTCCTTCCACTGCCAAACCAGTTGCCAAAACTCCTGCCAAGCCTGCAGCCAAGAAAGCTCCAGCTAAGCCAGCGACTCGTCCAGCTTCACGCACATCCAAATAG
- a CDS encoding O-methyltransferase encodes MTHNELTWKFLNEFDVESSTQAQARAISLEHGLNPISPAVGAQLALVAAATNATNMIEIGTGCGLSGLWLLSGAPEATLTSIDPEFEYHEQAREFFTEAGFPASRVRLITGKALDVLPRMNENSYDVVLVDGDPNQVEQNVEHALRLVRVGGTVLVPHVLHDGEVANPAKRTAAVNGLRAVLTAAQESENIVAALSPAGDGLLQFTKIS; translated from the coding sequence GTGACACACAACGAACTAACGTGGAAGTTCCTCAACGAATTTGATGTTGAGTCGAGCACACAGGCACAAGCCCGCGCTATTTCTCTCGAACACGGTTTAAATCCCATTAGTCCAGCTGTCGGAGCACAGCTTGCTTTGGTTGCTGCTGCAACAAATGCCACCAACATGATTGAGATTGGCACCGGTTGTGGCCTGTCTGGTTTGTGGCTTCTTTCCGGTGCTCCTGAGGCAACTCTGACCTCGATTGACCCCGAGTTTGAATACCACGAGCAAGCACGCGAGTTCTTTACTGAAGCAGGTTTCCCGGCCAGCCGTGTTCGCCTCATCACCGGCAAAGCTCTTGATGTTCTACCACGCATGAATGAGAACAGCTATGACGTTGTCCTTGTTGATGGTGACCCCAACCAGGTCGAACAGAACGTGGAACACGCATTGCGCCTAGTTCGTGTGGGCGGAACTGTGCTTGTTCCCCACGTCCTACACGACGGCGAAGTAGCCAACCCTGCCAAGCGCACAGCAGCAGTCAACGGATTGCGAGCCGTACTTACCGCTGCCCAAGAATCTGAGAACATCGTGGCAGCTCTCTCCCCTGCAGGTGATGGCCTGCTGCAGTTCACCAAGATTTCCTAA
- a CDS encoding Lrp/AsnC family transcriptional regulator encodes MNSKTRNAQLDEVSKAIIEQLQEDGRRSYAEIGKAVGLSEAAVRQRVQKLTDAGVMQVVAVTDPMQLGFYRQAMIGLRCSGDTRAIADQLAAMESVDYVVLTAGSFDIMAEVVCESDDDLINLLNEQIRKLEGVVSTETFVYLKLHKQLYNWGTR; translated from the coding sequence ATGAACTCTAAGACTCGTAACGCACAACTTGATGAGGTCTCCAAGGCCATCATTGAGCAGCTGCAGGAAGACGGCCGTAGGTCTTATGCCGAAATCGGTAAGGCTGTCGGTCTATCTGAAGCAGCTGTGCGCCAACGAGTCCAAAAGCTCACCGACGCTGGCGTTATGCAGGTCGTCGCTGTGACAGACCCCATGCAATTGGGGTTCTACCGTCAAGCAATGATTGGATTGCGCTGCTCCGGGGACACCCGAGCAATTGCTGACCAATTAGCTGCCATGGAGTCTGTAGATTACGTCGTTCTCACGGCAGGATCATTCGACATCATGGCTGAAGTTGTCTGCGAATCAGATGATGATTTGATCAATCTTCTGAATGAGCAGATCCGAAAGCTTGAGGGCGTTGTTTCAACCGAAACCTTCGTTTATCTCAAGCTCCACAAACAGTTATACAACTGGGGAACGCGATAA
- a CDS encoding gamma-aminobutyraldehyde dehydrogenase translates to MSAHTFTNFVNGKFVESSSDERLEILNPATEEVYATSPVSNEKDVADAYSAAATAFESWGETTPSERSLALFRIADAMEARAREFAEVESKDTGKPLETLVEYEIMPSVDQIRFFATAARHLEGKSAGEYMADHTSMIRREPIGVIGQVTPWNYPLNMAVWKFAPAIAAGNTIVLKPSDTTPASTMLLAEMASEFLPAGVFNAVMGSRETGKAMVENKIPQMISITGSVRAGMEVAKSAATDLKRVHLELGGKAPVIVFDDADIPSAVEGIVGAGYFNAGQDCTAATRLLVQEGIYEEFLAELVKYARANAITGSPLDANTMFGPVNNVNQLAQVQGFIERLPDNAVIELGGQRQGDQGYFHEATIISGLKQTDEAIQNEIFGPVMTVQKFTDEAQALTWANDVNYALASSVWTQNHGRAMRMAKKLDFGCVWINTHIPIVAEMPHGGFKHSGYGKDLSGYGFDDYTRIKHVMSYIGD, encoded by the coding sequence ATGAGTGCACACACTTTCACTAACTTTGTAAATGGCAAATTCGTTGAATCGAGCTCGGATGAGCGCCTCGAGATTCTGAACCCGGCGACCGAAGAGGTTTATGCGACCAGTCCGGTCTCCAACGAGAAAGATGTTGCAGACGCTTACAGCGCCGCGGCAACAGCATTCGAAAGCTGGGGCGAGACAACCCCGAGTGAGCGTTCGCTCGCGCTCTTTCGCATAGCCGATGCCATGGAAGCTCGCGCACGTGAGTTCGCCGAGGTCGAGTCCAAGGACACCGGTAAGCCACTCGAGACACTCGTGGAATACGAGATCATGCCTTCGGTTGATCAGATTCGTTTCTTTGCCACTGCAGCCCGCCATCTCGAAGGCAAGTCTGCCGGCGAATACATGGCCGACCACACCTCCATGATTCGCCGTGAACCTATCGGTGTTATAGGTCAAGTCACTCCCTGGAATTATCCGCTGAACATGGCGGTGTGGAAGTTTGCTCCTGCTATCGCCGCTGGAAACACCATCGTGCTCAAGCCTTCTGACACCACCCCAGCCTCCACCATGTTGTTGGCTGAGATGGCCTCAGAGTTCCTTCCTGCCGGTGTATTCAATGCAGTGATGGGAAGCCGCGAAACTGGTAAAGCCATGGTGGAGAACAAGATTCCACAAATGATCTCCATCACCGGTTCTGTTCGTGCCGGAATGGAAGTAGCGAAAAGCGCAGCGACGGACCTCAAGCGCGTTCACCTTGAACTCGGTGGCAAGGCGCCCGTCATCGTCTTCGACGATGCTGATATTCCTTCAGCGGTCGAAGGAATTGTTGGTGCAGGCTACTTCAACGCTGGCCAGGACTGCACGGCAGCAACTCGTCTACTCGTGCAAGAGGGTATCTACGAAGAATTCTTGGCAGAGCTGGTGAAATATGCACGAGCCAATGCAATTACTGGTTCACCACTAGACGCCAACACCATGTTTGGCCCTGTCAACAATGTGAACCAGCTTGCTCAGGTTCAAGGCTTCATTGAGCGCCTGCCTGATAACGCGGTCATTGAATTAGGTGGTCAACGCCAGGGAGATCAGGGTTACTTCCACGAAGCAACCATCATTTCTGGTCTCAAGCAAACCGACGAAGCTATCCAGAACGAAATCTTCGGGCCCGTGATGACCGTGCAGAAGTTCACCGATGAAGCACAGGCACTCACCTGGGCAAACGACGTGAACTACGCACTCGCATCCTCGGTGTGGACCCAAAACCACGGCCGTGCCATGCGCATGGCGAAGAAACTCGACTTTGGTTGTGTGTGGATAAACACCCACATCCCCATCGTTGCTGAAATGCCTCACGGTGGTTTCAAGCACTCCGGTTACGGTAAAGACCTCTCTGGATATGGCTTTGACGACTACACCCGCATTAAGCACGTGATGAGTTACATCGGAGACTAA
- a CDS encoding methylated-DNA--[protein]-cysteine S-methyltransferase — translation MSATFATIDSPLGRIELISDGEAITYLSIEGEGTPHGRLQHGGRPGTPDAVITQASKELGEYFAGIRKDFDVPVKLVGTPFQQAIWHELLAIPYGGHASYGDLAARAGNPKAARAVGGAVGANPVPIIVPCHRILAGNNKLTGYSGGSGVSTKIQLLDIEGIEYK, via the coding sequence ATGAGCGCAACCTTTGCCACCATCGATTCCCCCCTCGGACGCATCGAGCTGATCAGTGATGGTGAAGCCATCACTTATCTGAGTATTGAAGGTGAAGGAACTCCCCACGGACGCCTTCAGCACGGTGGGCGTCCGGGTACCCCTGATGCTGTCATCACCCAAGCGTCCAAGGAACTGGGCGAATATTTCGCTGGCATACGAAAAGACTTTGATGTTCCCGTCAAACTTGTGGGAACACCGTTTCAGCAGGCAATCTGGCATGAACTTCTGGCCATCCCCTATGGCGGCCACGCCTCTTATGGTGATCTTGCGGCCCGTGCCGGTAATCCCAAGGCAGCTCGGGCTGTGGGCGGCGCAGTGGGAGCTAACCCGGTTCCGATTATTGTTCCGTGCCACCGCATTCTTGCCGGCAACAACAAACTCACCGGCTACTCAGGTGGTTCTGGGGTTTCCACCAAGATTCAGCTTCTGGATATCGAAGGTATCGAATACAAGTAG
- a CDS encoding Mrp/NBP35 family ATP-binding protein, translating into MTNLSNAVREAAGSVIDPELRRSLAELGMIGAVSAEDGVATVEVRLTISGCPAAQKIESDVRAAAASVSGVSEVVVYVQVMTAEQRAELLTKLRPGGPKQNPFGPGTLTRVIAVTSGKGGVGKSTLTANLAVALAQQGFRVGILDADVYGFSIPALMGLAPNGVATKPTRLDDMIVPPVGHEVKVISIGMFVENANAAVAWRGPMLQRTITQFLTDVYFGDLDFLLLDLPPGTGDVAITVGQQLPNAEVLVVTTGQSAASEVAVRAGVVARQTGQRILGVVENMGPLVLPDGSALALFGQGGADTVALELSIGQDKAVEVLARIPLSLSLREGGDEGIPIVLSHPADPAAQAINELARVIAHSGPSRAGINLGISPA; encoded by the coding sequence GTGACTAACCTCTCCAACGCTGTTCGCGAAGCTGCGGGATCAGTCATTGATCCCGAGCTTCGGCGCAGCTTGGCAGAGTTGGGAATGATTGGTGCTGTTAGTGCCGAGGATGGCGTTGCCACTGTTGAGGTTCGACTGACCATCTCTGGCTGCCCGGCAGCACAGAAAATCGAAAGCGATGTTCGTGCTGCTGCAGCCAGTGTCAGCGGTGTTAGCGAGGTTGTTGTTTATGTTCAGGTGATGACCGCTGAGCAGCGTGCCGAACTCCTGACAAAGCTTCGTCCCGGTGGTCCCAAGCAGAACCCGTTCGGCCCCGGCACACTCACGCGGGTCATTGCGGTCACCAGCGGAAAAGGTGGCGTGGGCAAATCAACCCTCACAGCGAACCTAGCTGTCGCACTGGCTCAGCAAGGTTTCCGTGTGGGCATCTTGGATGCTGATGTCTATGGTTTTTCAATACCTGCGTTAATGGGTCTAGCACCCAACGGAGTCGCTACTAAACCCACGCGACTCGATGACATGATTGTTCCCCCCGTGGGTCACGAAGTGAAGGTCATCAGCATTGGCATGTTCGTCGAGAACGCCAATGCGGCTGTTGCTTGGCGTGGACCGATGTTGCAGCGCACCATCACGCAATTCCTCACCGATGTGTACTTTGGCGACCTCGACTTCTTGTTGTTAGATCTACCTCCCGGAACCGGTGATGTGGCGATCACCGTAGGACAGCAATTGCCTAATGCCGAAGTGCTCGTGGTGACAACGGGGCAAAGTGCCGCCAGTGAGGTTGCCGTGCGGGCAGGCGTCGTTGCACGCCAGACCGGCCAGCGCATCCTGGGCGTGGTGGAGAACATGGGCCCGTTAGTGTTACCGGATGGTTCAGCACTAGCGCTTTTTGGTCAGGGAGGTGCCGATACTGTTGCCCTCGAGCTGAGCATTGGCCAAGACAAAGCAGTAGAAGTTCTGGCTCGAATTCCGCTGAGCTTGAGTTTGCGTGAAGGCGGAGATGAGGGTATCCCTATCGTCCTTTCCCACCCTGCAGACCCAGCAGCACAGGCCATTAACGAGTTAGCCCGCGTGATTGCTCACAGCGGGCCGTCTCGTGCAGGTATCAACCTGGGTATCTCTCCGGCTTAG